One region of Penaeus vannamei isolate JL-2024 chromosome 36, ASM4276789v1, whole genome shotgun sequence genomic DNA includes:
- the Caper gene encoding RNA-binding protein 39 isoform X2 has translation MKSEMTDDLDVDAMLEAPFKKEDGGSSSADSKPKENGHTSSKDKKEREKDREKDKDKEKDRRDRDKDKGKDRDRDRDRDRDRDRDRDKERDKDKDKDKDKDKDKDKDKEKEKDKDKDRDRKRRSRSKSRDRRKKTRSKSRDRDRKKSRSRSRDKDRRKRSRSRSKDRKRRSRSRRRSKSRSRDRRRSRSRSRDRRRSKSRSRERRRRSRSRDRRRSRSRERRRSRSRSKTPKLELSVEERDARTVFCMQLSSRIRSRDLEDFFSVVGKVNDVRIITDAKTRRSKGIAYVEFVDVESVPLALGLSGQKILGVPIVCQPTQAEKNRAANTAAVQDQKAATGPMRLYVGSLHFNITEDMLRGIFEPFGKIDHIQLIMDSETGRSKGYGFITFHNSDDAKKALEQLNGFELAGRPMKVNHVTERSETQQGTSLLDSDEMERAGATGRLQLMAKLAEGTGLQLPAAAANALHMPAQPQQQPAPPIATQCFLLSNMFDPSTETNPNWADEIRDDVLEECNKHGGVLHVFVDRQSAQGNVYVKCPTIATAAASVNALHGRWFAGKMITAAYVPVMSYHSLFPEAMNATQLIYPR, from the exons ATGA AATCGGAAATGACAGACGACCTGGACGTGGATGCGATGTTGGAAGCTCCTTTTAAAAAGGAG GACGGAGGCAGTTCGTCGGCGGACTCCAAACCCAAGGAAAATGGTCACACATCCTCAAAAGACAA aaaggagagagagaaggacagagagaaagataaagataaggaaaaggatagaAGAGACCGAGACAAGGACAAAGgcaaagacagggacagagaccgtgacagggacagagacagagacagggacagagacaaggagagggacaaagacaaagacaaggataaggacaaggataaggataaagataaagataaagaaaaagagaaagacaaggataaagatagagacagaaaaagacgctCCAGGAGCAAGTCCCGCGACAGGAGGAAGAAAACGCGCAGCAAatccagagacagagatagaaagaagtcTCGGTCCCGGTCTCGGGACAAGGACCGGAGGAAAAGGTCTCGATCAAGATCAAAAGATCGGAAACGAAGATCACGCTCTCGCCGCCGTAGCAAAAGTCGCAGCAGGGATAGGCGCCGTAGTAGGAGTCGTAGCAGGGACAGGCGCCGCAGTAAAAGTCGTAGTCGAGAACGCCGGAGGAGAAGCCGCAgtagagacaggaggaggagccgCAGTAGAGAGCGTAGACGTTCACGCTCTAGGAGTAAAACACCAAAACT GGAGCTTTCTGTCGAGGAGAGAGATGCACGTACTGTGTTCTGCATGCAGCTTTCCTCGAGGATCCGGTCGCGGGACTTAGAGGACTTCTTCTCCGTTGTGGGCAAAGTGAATGATGTTCGCATCATAACAGATGCAAAAACCCGTAGATCAAAGGGTATTGCTTATGTTGAGTTTGTGGATGTAGAATCGGTCCCTCTG GCTCTTGGTTTGTCAGGTCAGAAGATCCTAGGCGTTCCAATAGTATGTCAACCAACGCAGGCAGAGAAGAACCGTGCTGCCAACACAGCGGCAGTGCAAGACCAGAAGGCGGCAACAGGTCCCATGAGACTTTATGTTGGCTCGCTGCACTTCAACATCACAGAGGACATGCTTAGGGGTATTTTTGAGCCTTTTGGGAAGATTGATCACATCCAGTTGATAATGGATTCCGAGACTGGAAGATCAAAAGGCTATGGGTTTATCACA TTCCACAATTCTGATGATGCCAAGAAAGCCTTAGAGCAACTGAATGGATTTGAACTAGCAGGCCGACCCATGAAAGTCAATCATGTGACAGAAAGGTCTGAGACACAGCAAGGAACTTCACTCCTAGATTCGGACGAGATGGAGAGGGCTG GTGCAACAGGCCGCTTGCAGCTAATGGCAAAGTTGGCTGAAGGTACAGGCCTGCAactgcctgctgctgctgctaatgccTTACACATGCCAGCACAACCACAGCAGCAGCCAGCACCACCTATTGCAACACAGTGCTTCCTTCTGTCAAATATGTTTGATCCATCCAC AGAAACAAACCCCAACTGGGCAGATGAAATAAGAGATGATGTTTTAGAAGAGTGCAATAAGCATGGAGGTGTCTTACACGTGTTTGTGGACAGACAATCAGCACAGGGGAATGTCTATGTCAAATGCCCCACAATTGCAACTGCTGCAGCATCTGTTAATGCGCTCCATGGAAGATGGTTTGCAG gCAAGATGATCACAGCAGCCTATGTACCTGTTATGAGctatcactccctcttccctgagGCAATGAATGCCACACAGCTTATATATCCTCGATGA
- the Caper gene encoding RNA-binding protein 39 isoform X1, which produces MKSEMTDDLDVDAMLEAPFKKEDGGSSSADSKPKENGHTSSKDKKEREKDREKDKDKEKDRRDRDKDKGKDRDRDRDRDRDRDRDRDKERDKDKDKDKDKDKDKDKDKEKEKDKDKDRDRKRRSRSKSRDRRKKTRSKSRDRDRKKSRSRSRDKDRRKRSRSRSKDRKRRSRSRRRSKSRSRDRRRSRSRSRDRRRSKSRSRERRRRSRSRDRRRSRSRERRRSRSRSKTPKLELSVEERDARTVFCMQLSSRIRSRDLEDFFSVVGKVNDVRIITDAKTRRSKGIAYVEFVDVESVPLALGLSGQKILGVPIVCQPTQAEKNRAANTAAVQDQKAATGPMRLYVGSLHFNITEDMLRGIFEPFGKIDHIQLIMDSETGRSKGYGFITFHNSDDAKKALEQLNGFELAGRPMKVNHVTERSETQQGTSLLDSDEMERAGIDLGATGRLQLMAKLAEGTGLQLPAAAANALHMPAQPQQQPAPPIATQCFLLSNMFDPSTETNPNWADEIRDDVLEECNKHGGVLHVFVDRQSAQGNVYVKCPTIATAAASVNALHGRWFAGKMITAAYVPVMSYHSLFPEAMNATQLIYPR; this is translated from the exons ATGA AATCGGAAATGACAGACGACCTGGACGTGGATGCGATGTTGGAAGCTCCTTTTAAAAAGGAG GACGGAGGCAGTTCGTCGGCGGACTCCAAACCCAAGGAAAATGGTCACACATCCTCAAAAGACAA aaaggagagagagaaggacagagagaaagataaagataaggaaaaggatagaAGAGACCGAGACAAGGACAAAGgcaaagacagggacagagaccgtgacagggacagagacagagacagggacagagacaaggagagggacaaagacaaagacaaggataaggacaaggataaggataaagataaagataaagaaaaagagaaagacaaggataaagatagagacagaaaaagacgctCCAGGAGCAAGTCCCGCGACAGGAGGAAGAAAACGCGCAGCAAatccagagacagagatagaaagaagtcTCGGTCCCGGTCTCGGGACAAGGACCGGAGGAAAAGGTCTCGATCAAGATCAAAAGATCGGAAACGAAGATCACGCTCTCGCCGCCGTAGCAAAAGTCGCAGCAGGGATAGGCGCCGTAGTAGGAGTCGTAGCAGGGACAGGCGCCGCAGTAAAAGTCGTAGTCGAGAACGCCGGAGGAGAAGCCGCAgtagagacaggaggaggagccgCAGTAGAGAGCGTAGACGTTCACGCTCTAGGAGTAAAACACCAAAACT GGAGCTTTCTGTCGAGGAGAGAGATGCACGTACTGTGTTCTGCATGCAGCTTTCCTCGAGGATCCGGTCGCGGGACTTAGAGGACTTCTTCTCCGTTGTGGGCAAAGTGAATGATGTTCGCATCATAACAGATGCAAAAACCCGTAGATCAAAGGGTATTGCTTATGTTGAGTTTGTGGATGTAGAATCGGTCCCTCTG GCTCTTGGTTTGTCAGGTCAGAAGATCCTAGGCGTTCCAATAGTATGTCAACCAACGCAGGCAGAGAAGAACCGTGCTGCCAACACAGCGGCAGTGCAAGACCAGAAGGCGGCAACAGGTCCCATGAGACTTTATGTTGGCTCGCTGCACTTCAACATCACAGAGGACATGCTTAGGGGTATTTTTGAGCCTTTTGGGAAGATTGATCACATCCAGTTGATAATGGATTCCGAGACTGGAAGATCAAAAGGCTATGGGTTTATCACA TTCCACAATTCTGATGATGCCAAGAAAGCCTTAGAGCAACTGAATGGATTTGAACTAGCAGGCCGACCCATGAAAGTCAATCATGTGACAGAAAGGTCTGAGACACAGCAAGGAACTTCACTCCTAGATTCGGACGAGATGGAGAGGGCTGGTATTGATCTAG GTGCAACAGGCCGCTTGCAGCTAATGGCAAAGTTGGCTGAAGGTACAGGCCTGCAactgcctgctgctgctgctaatgccTTACACATGCCAGCACAACCACAGCAGCAGCCAGCACCACCTATTGCAACACAGTGCTTCCTTCTGTCAAATATGTTTGATCCATCCAC AGAAACAAACCCCAACTGGGCAGATGAAATAAGAGATGATGTTTTAGAAGAGTGCAATAAGCATGGAGGTGTCTTACACGTGTTTGTGGACAGACAATCAGCACAGGGGAATGTCTATGTCAAATGCCCCACAATTGCAACTGCTGCAGCATCTGTTAATGCGCTCCATGGAAGATGGTTTGCAG gCAAGATGATCACAGCAGCCTATGTACCTGTTATGAGctatcactccctcttccctgagGCAATGAATGCCACACAGCTTATATATCCTCGATGA